CAACACCATCCTCAGTGACATCCCCTGCATCATCGACGATTTGATGTTCACCATTTTTACCAGAAAACCCAACACCATCCTCAGCTACACTACCCATATCAGAAAGATCAATTGATATGTGCTGAGATGTTTGTTTGTCAGACTGAAATGTGCTTGTATTAGCctgaaaattgatgtttttcttgCCTATAGATTGCATCAACTGGGAGTGATCTTCttttatcaatataatcagTTTCTCAAATTTCTTGTCAACCTACAAATTGTAGATACATTTAGGATaaaaaatttttgtttaaaattaacaaaataattaacttatgtAAGTTTTCAAATGTCCTTTCAACTCTTCAATATATGGAATTATATTGTTAACATTCTGTGAATCTGCAGACCCATGAACATTTGCAGCCGGGTTCAGAGACACGTCTGGAATAGAACCATGTACATCAGCAGCCGATTTCAGTGACACGTCTGGAACAGAACCATGTACATCATCAACATTCAAATTTGGAGGCAGATTTGACTTGGAAACATGTACATCATCATCCGGTGTCGGGGACACATTTGATTGATCAGGCTGGTTCTGTTATGACACcttctttttttgtataatccctttttttcttcttttttggcGGTGGTGGAGGAGATGTATCAGACACTCTAGAATATGTCCTCAATAACTGTTTGGGAGGTTTTGTGGAGAAATTATCAAAATCATCTTCCTCATTTGGTTGTACTAATGGTAGTGATGAAGAATGAGCATGTTCAACTTGAGCAAGGTCAAAAGCTTCAATTTCCTCTGCTGTTGGGACAATGTTTGAACATGCATTCTGAATGTATCACAACACATGAGATAATTTAACtgttaatacaataatatttcaGAATGTATCACAAGGCATAAATAATGATATTCCAtagacaaatataaaattttacctCTTGGAAAATGGTAGACATAAGCATTTCAAACTTTGCCTTATCAGACACAACTCTCCAATTGCATATTCTTGGGATGACATTTCGTTCTTTCACAACTATTTCAGAATTTAAATTGGATGCACATTCGTATATCCAAACGTTAAGTGCATAGAGCATCCTATATAATCGATACAACTTTTTactaacatcaaaatcatgtcTAAGTGAACCAATTAGTTTTGAAAATGATAGCTGACCCCAaggaaaatgttgatatctaccatCTTCAACCATTAGAAAGTCGATACTAGATATAGTTGTATTATCAAGAGTAGCTAATACAAATGTATGAATAAAGAACAGTATAGACATTTGGAGTGCATCTTGATTGTTCTATCAATTACCCATCTTAAACCGTTGAGCTAGTTGATGCTTTGTAACACTAGTGACTGCACCAggaaaatacttttgaaaaagCATACAATTAGTTGGTTCTGGGTATTTGAAATCATTGGTATTTCCTCTGACCTTAAGTCCTGTTAATAATGCAAATTCATCTATACCAAATTTCAGGACACACCCGTTTGAATGTCTAATATGCAACACATTAGGGTTGTTTTGTTCCAACTCTAAAAGCAATAAGCACTTAGTTATTTGGCCCTGAAAATTACATTTAGAATTGTCTAAAAAGGGTCCAAAAATTGTATCCTTAAACATTTGGATAACATTCTTCCCTATGtatttttcaaagtcctttaggAAATTGTTGTTAAAATTGACAGCAAACCTTATGGGATGTGTTGGTATCTTTTTTAGCTTGTACTTCAGTGGCTGCAACTTAAAAAAATAGCAAATTATAACGATATTGAAatgtaaatactaaataaaacaactaacaccttactgatacatgatatcagttttcagaaattcatactacatgaaaaacttgtgatacatatctactacatgtatcagtgcattgactaaacattataacatgtgatacatatataatgcatgtatcagtacatcgactaaacactatacacactgattctatatgtatcatcaagcacagttgatgacgcagttattaaacttagtgaatgatacattataacaattttcaaaacttcatgatacatagaaaatattatgatacacaacaaattcatgtatcaatgcatcatctaaaacacaatacacactgattcaaaatgtatcagcaagcacacttgatgacacatttattaaaattaatcactggtacatgataaaaaatttaaaaaacccttgatacataggaaatcatatgatacacatctaGTTCATGTGTCAAAGCATAGACTAAACATTATAATCTACTTAGTACTCATGTATTAAACCTattgactgatacatgataataattttcatgattttttgatacatattggattccttaaaatttttactaatttcaacaacagtTTTATGTACAAAAATACAAATCCGAAACAATGTAAGCCTAACAACAatgtttgctgcttcttttttctttttttttgttgtattttgacaacctttgattttgatgtttcgctagagtctttgtttgaatccttctgaagattcatagaatcatgcaaagacttttttctattttctttccaattttcatcgtcggaatcatatatccttctattaattaacggatccattactatgatgtaatagaacaattaaccaaaacaaaaaagggaagaaaagaaGAACTGATTatggattaagaagaaaaagaagaaaccaaTAAAAGATGTtggattaagaagaagaaaaacgatgatggattaagaagaaaaagaagaaaccaaTAAAAGATGCTAGGTTAACAAGAAGAAAGACGatgatgaagaaacaagaacCGAAGACGTGATGGAGTAAGAATAACAATTAGAACGGGAGAGAAATTGtccatatttttgaaatttcaaattttttgaattttgaaattcaaaatttcaaaattgggtgttttaattaaaattaataatttaaaatccaaaaattgatttaaaaggttgagtgttttaatggagaaaattcaaaatccaaaaaatgatttaaaagattgagtgttttaatggagaaaaaataggcattatattgggtaattgtgtattataggagagagaatgtTATATATCTATACacttctactaaaattaaaaaaaaagagaattatgtaatatttaaaaaaagaaggaaaaattagagaatataaaacttatagttgtgtatttaaattatttttccatttttttacttgaattagttaaaatgaatataattcagTTACTTTTAAAGATAATTATCATAAATTAAGTGATTTTTGTGTAATGAAATAAAGTTAAGTGactttctaattaaaatttatagattattagttgagtgaccatatATGAAATTAACTCTTGTTTTTCCACTTCTCCCCTACTTTCCTACTTGTTCACCCACTAACCACTGCATAACCAAGTCAGTTTCATAGGTTTTCTTCATAAATTaatgctaaaaataattaactatctTCTTTCTTCAAATTACTACTACAATTTCATTTGTCATATCCCACAAAATTATTCAAAGCAATTTAAAGTGCATTCAGtatttgcattatttttattgtttcagTTTTCTCTgggaaagaagagaaaacaaatttaataaaaaaatgagaggaaaaagGTCAGAAAATGTAGGGTAGGAATACGTTACTACAAAAGTTAGTATCATCACATATCTAGTCCAACAAGTAAGACAAAACACTCTTTTATAAACTTTATGCTTGCAAATTTCGTTAGTATTACACTATCAATTACTTtcaaaatattagtttattttttttttataaaatatgacTAAAGTGCTTATCAAGTGTCAAGTTTCCATAATCATATGATATACCAATAAGTAATGTGTAGTCATTAtgggttttaaaataaaaatgcatcTTCCAAGATTCAAATTTCAT
The sequence above is a segment of the Solanum lycopersicum chromosome 10, SLM_r2.1 genome. Coding sequences within it:
- the LOC138338770 gene encoding uncharacterized protein, which encodes MLTSHLRKEQKGLAPSSASALAPRNKGDYTCQNLQNFKSRPAQSQGCEEQGESGVSLSFVDPYVAMNFDAIPEQLSEPFSVSTLVGLKVRGNTNDFKYPEPTNCMLFQKYFPGAVTSVTKHQLAQRFKMATLDNTTISSIDFLMVEDGRYQHFPWGQLSFSKLIGSLRHDFDVSKKLYRLYRMLYALNVWIYECASNLNSEIVVKERNVIPRICNWRVVSDKAKFEMLMSTIFQENACSNIVPTAEEIEAFDLAQVEHAHSSSLPLVQPNEEDDFDNFSTKPPKQLLRTYSRVSDTSPPPPPKKKKKRDYTKKEDVSLKSAADVHGSIPDVSLNPAANVHGSADSQNVDKKFEKLIILIKEDHSQLMQSIGKKNINFQANTSTFQSDKQTSQHISIDLSDMGSVAEDGVGFSGKNGEHQIVDDAGDVTEDGVGVSVNEGEQLVSDTPKDGDAHQSHQDLNEHIMEQEVDDNVQHNIPHVLPEKTTMNASESSISTTISPSTQASIDALIKDLGKDPTNARPLYFYNPQNITSSQYLLTDSQLPTDIPITEIGVRTDSVTPAHRNRMPSIRIQSPYCTSFGSSEKGKDKLKDMARLHFPFEGCGITD